GTGTCAGATCCGTCCACCGTAATGGATCGGATGGGAGGAGTGGAGTCGTGGGTGACGGTGGAGTGCGTGAGAGGATCATGCATGACCGCTCCGACTTCGTCACAAGGGTTTGAGTTCGGTTTGTCCGGGGTTAGTGCCGATGAGGAGAGAATGAGGAGATTGGAGAGCGACGTCTGTCCGGGGTTCATATCGGATGGTTGGAACAGAGTACAGTGGCTGAACGGAGCTTTTAAAAGGATGGTGATGATGACGAGGCAGCAGCAACCGCTGCCGGAGGTAACAGTGTGGTTGTCGATGACTGAGGAGCTGCCGCTCACGACGAACTCGGCGTTCACTTGCCAAGTGAAACTGAAATACACGGTGGTGGAGAGTCAGAAGAAGGACAAGAACTACTACTCGCAGTTGGTGCCATGTGATTTGTGGAGGATGGATGCCGGTGGATTTGCATGGCGGCTCGACGTTAAAGCTGCCCTCACTCTCGGCGTCTGAAAGCAACTAACTCCGTCATATCCCGATCAGGTATTATATGCTTCCATATATGGGATGTTGCCATCCACGAATTGAATCAAAGTAATCTGCTTCATACATATTTCTTTTAGACAATGAGGACTATTAAGCACACATATACTTTGCCTTGCTTTCCAACAACCAATTAATAAGTTAGATATTTATCTGTTAACCACTGATGTCTttctatttttgttgttgttgttgttgttgccaGGTAATAAAAATCCATGATAAAAGAGGAAATTCTCGACTGGTCTAATGTTTGAGTCTCCCTCTGTCCGTATATATGCGACCCCATTATTGTTGTTTACTGCATGATCAGCTAACCATCTGGCACGTCGTTTTgaccaaaatgaaaaatatcgGAGAGACAAAAACCCAGCTTGGGTGGTTCTCTAGGTGGCATCAAACCGCGGcagtaaatagtaaaaagtaaaaaaatgtGACAGTTAGATGAAACCTTTCTAACTGTATATAAGTTAATTCGTGGAGAATATGAACTATAATTTGGTGCCTATATATGCTACTGCAGAAGGTGGCATACATCTGTTGGAGTTGAGGTGAAGAGTGCCTATATTAATTAAGATTATGATGTTTACTAGCAATTAGGAAGATGCGTGGGGACTGAGGGTGTTTTCGTGGTAGAATAGTTCGTCTACGAAAAGTCAAAAACAATGCAAGAGTTTCTAGGTTATGAATTTATGGTATGACGAATTCATCCCCGGTGTAGATCATTTCCACTGGCCTCACGGCTGTTGCCTCCAACTCCTGGCCTCATATTTTTGAATTTCCGATATGTATGAAAAAATTTAGTAAAAGAATATTTCTTATTTCATACATTAAATTAATCATAGGGACTTGACTTGATCTTTTCAACAACAAGTCAGATTGTATCTATTacaaattttgttttatgtgTTTTGATATATATGACATGTACGTATGCAAGCTTGTTTCATTGTCTATTTTCAGTCTTAAAATCTCGTACTATCTTGTTCTTTCGAGAAAATATGTTTCCTTTGAGTAAAGTATATATGTTTTATAATATATTGTTTCCATTACTTGTACGTTTTCATTGTTTTCACTATGATATGGATGCAACCTAATTTCATTGTTCATCTTGTGCCTTGAATCTCACATttgaactatatatagaatttttttgttaattttttttatacataAAGACCGAGTTTTGAGTCATATACTAAGATCACAAACCTATATCTAAGATGTATTGGCtttataaagatgaaaaataaaatcgaaatttgTCTTCTCCATGACCTACTTAAAAACTTATGCCTCGTGTCATCATCAGAGATATTAAATAAGAAACCTAATCCCCGCCAATTGAGGCTATGAACTCCCCTTCCACGCCCACGCCCCACTCGGTAATATCTGAGTCACGAAGTTTTCCTTGCCAGGCTACGAAACATTGTTGCCGTTAAACCCTAAGAGCTatgtttaaattttaattgttttatCACTATTATCCATAGTTGGTGTCTTTCTAGAATAAGAATAACCACAATAAAAGAAGATTCCTAGCTAGATTATGAGAACTTAACGAATGATGCTGTGATGATGTCAAAATGAGATGGGACACTGAAGCCAGTGACTTTctctataaaaataaaaaacctagCCATGATTTAGCTCGGTGACATGTTCGTCTGGCTTGATAGGACGAGTGAGGGCCTGTGCCCCACTGAGTTAACGAGTTTGGTCTCTTTTAACACAATTGTCCCCCCAGAAGATTAAGAATTTTACCCATTAATTGTATTAGCTACTTGTAAATAGTTATAATACTCAAATTCTTGTGTACTCTACCCGTTATTCAGATAAAAGCTCATTCATCTAAGAGTATTTCACACCTCCTCCTTCAGCAAAGAAATCCAGATCTTCTGAGTTCTTGTGACTCCAGAGTCCAGACACATTTTTTTCTCCCTCTGTCACTGTCACTGACTATCGATGTgtaaaaatgacaattaatgAGTGAGTAGTTAGTCTAGGATCACGACCAAACCAAGTTGATAATAGATAAAGTGATTCATTAGcaagatttcatatttttaatatgAACTTAGGTGACGAAATTTTCAAATCATacacataataattttttGGGCGAcgtatagagagagagagagagagagagagagaccccTTTGTCATGCCTTAGAGCTAACAGGTGAGGGAAGTCCCTTTGTCATGCCTGGACCTAGTGAGTGTTACTCCTATGAGGTAACATTTTCAAAGTCACAATGGAGCTAGAAGCCGGTGAGCATATATAGCCTTTGACTGTTCTTAGTCATATGTTTTAGCTTACTGACCTTTTGTGTGATGCCTTAGTTGTTTATGATCATCACATGTATAGGTATGTGGATGTCTATGTGTATAGTACATGTATCCAAAAGTTCGGAGATCTGTCCTCCTTCTGTTGATAAATGTCTAGGTTTACATAGTAGCGAGGTATTAAGAATCACAGGGTGAGGGTGCATCATATGCAAACTTCGTTACCTATCAACCATGAACAATTAAAGTAGAGAAGACCAGATCTTCTAATGCATTGTCTGTTTCAGAATGTTGACTTAGGTCAAGAGAATATAGAGATAGGGTCTTACCTTTAAGGCATTGTCTGGTTCGCGGAAATGAAATAATTCATTGGTCTTTCCTACGGGAAGGGAAATTTCATTGTGGTTTTTGGTAACATAGGAAACCATCATAAAAATTGTTGAataatgtaattaaaaaatGTATTATGAGTAATAAATGCAAGGAAAAAAGGTTGGACAATGATTACATTGGATTTTGGTTGGAATCATTTTCTTTAAGTCCTTTCTTAAGGTAATTTCTTTCCAGTTGCATCCCAAAGGCATAAAAGGAACAGTTATTTTCCTGGTGGTTACTTTCCATGAAACAAACGGGGCCTTAATGAGAGCTGATGCATATATAGTTCTAGTTTGGACTACATTGATTCCTTTTTCATGTAGGCAACCAAAGTTGGTCATGTGAAACTCGCCTAGTGTAAAGGTGAGTATTTGTGGTGTTTCTACTCCGCGCATAGCGAATATCAACAATTTACAAGTACTTAAAAAAATCCATCAGGAGCTTCGTAAACTCTCGCATTTTACCACTGTCATTTCTCCTCCACGGTCTTTGTGAGCTCTTGTACATGAAGGATGATGAATATCTCACTATGGATCTCTTTCTATGAAGCTATATGTCGATATATTACATGTTACAATTATTGATAAATTttgttgattatttcatttagTAAGGACTGAGGTGATAGTTCATTTGAAGTCATCAATTTAGCTggaaaagtatatatataatgagtgCGCTATAGAATGAAATCCACACTTGCTCTACTCTTTGATTTCATGTATACGATAGCCTTGCAGTACTTATATGTACGTCTCCTTACCTGCTGTTTTCAGGTATATCAGTATAGCTTCCATCATATAAATGTAATCTCATTAAAAGATGACAGAAATGTGCATGCATATATGGCCATCCTGCATAACTTTCTGATGTTTCATTAGTTTGGGGAGGATCTGTCTCTGCTTGACTTTATTTTGGTGGATCTTgcattattttgtgttttcgGAGCAGATTGGTTCGTTTCTTGATTATATGCTAAATCTTCTCTTTTATATTTCTGCAGTTTCTTCAAGTAGTGATGCGTGGTTCATATATGTTGGCGTATTTTATTTCATATGGATAGAGGAGGCCTCTGAGCATCTAATCGAAGAAGCCTGATGAAAACGTGAGTACTCTATCATGAATTGtatttatgtatgttatgTAGGAGGTAAGAAGGATCTGCAGTTCGGAAGCAACCAGTTACTGAAAGCTTATCATCATGCTATATGAACAGAGCAAGCCAGCTAGAAGTGGAGTCttgattgttttttattttttcatgcaaTGTAGTACTCTTGATTGTTGTTGAAGTGCCTAAGCTTATGCAACTTGATTGTTGAAGTTCCTAACTAAGTTTATGCAAGAAAGGCCCAAGTATTAGACTCAatcatcctttttttttttcgagaaTGTATTGATTTGAGTCAATTGAGTGCTGTAGAAGttgaaaagaagacatgagaaCAATGCATATGAAGGGGACACCATGTAGCACTTTCTGTTTCACGTCTGCTATGTTATTGCGTTCTTCTTCGTGTGTTCGTATTCCTATCTCTCTGTATACATGAGTTTGCATTAGTTTAAATACAGCAGCATTCCTTCCATACACGTCTGCAATCACAGGAATACATATGTAtgtagatatatatgtatatatcacGCATGCCACCCTTTTGTATATTATTCGTTACTAAGATCTACGCAGGCTGATCCCTTGATATAAACCAACCGTGCGGTAACCCAGTTTATCTCTCTTTTCCTACCTGAACAGACcaataatttttcattttatccTCGTCTTAGCTTCATTTCCAAAAGTTTCTTAGTTTGAGTGAATGGACCAGACAAGTTAGAATTACGATTCAATTTTGCAAATTCAGTTCGCAGAACTGCTTTAGCAATCTAGCATACCACATTTGCCATATGGCATCAAATTTTCGTGGTCTTTGCACATATGCTAATCAGGTGGTTAAAATCCCAGCGGAACTGGCGGGATATGGCATAGAGAGGCTTCTAGTATCTTGCACGATTTTTAACTCATTAGAGTAGTTTTACTAACTTCAACCGCAAAATGGAGTACTTGCGAACTGATCATTTCTGAtgacataaatatataatgttaTTATTCAGATCTGTTGCATTTGTCTcccaaataagaaaaaaaaaaggtagcaCCATAGGATATTCGCCATTAGGAAATATCTAACTAGTACATATATCATTTTTATAGCcaaagtttcagccttgctcCATCAGAAATCACGGTGTTGCTAATTCTTTCTGCCTTCACACAAGATAATGTGGTAACCATGCCTGCGCCATAACAACAGAACAAGCTCAGCAAGTGGGGAacaataataattatacataattCATGGAATTACATAAAAATTCACAATCGACATGACTGATTCCTACAAGTGTTAGAGAAGATACCCCagtaaattaaaacaaagaagcaatgcacaTAATCAAAACAATCCCACTTAAGATGGGATGTTAGATTAAGAAAGCCGTttagcattttatgacttccAAATTCCACTGAGGTTTGGTCTTTATAATGCTAATAGAAATTACAATATTTCTACCAAACTCATAAACCTAAAACATCCAGAAATCACGTAATAGAACCAGAAGCTCATTTGGTTTTGCCATTGCCAATTTGGAATCCAACCCCAAAACCAATGGCAAGTGAATCCTGAAACTAACTCACAAGCGTTAAGCATGAGATCCTAGACTGTGCTTGTTTGACTTACTATAAAACTCAATCCCATTCCACACGTCTTGCTAAATAACCTACACAATCAAGACTCACTCACCCCAAGAGGACCTAACCACATCCACCGTAACCAACAACAAATTTCTACGTGATCTCAGAATCACATTAGTTTTCCAAATTAACAAACACATACTCCACTCTACTCCAATCTGTATAGCAGACAATATAGTATGCATATTAGAGGCTAACAAATTATAGTACCAAATGCACATCAGACACTAACAAGATCGAAAACTGTCAAATGTTACAAACATAAAGATCGAAAATTGCGGAAAAACATGAACACATACGTGGACTTGAAAGCAGCACTGGTAGCCCCAATGGGGGTGCTGAAGGCCACCTCTTGAAAAGGTCCGGCCATCTTCCCCCTAGGGAACCACCCGAGATCCCCGCCTTTCTTCCCGGAGGGACACTCGGAGTACTCAGCCGCCAGCTTAGCGAACTCCGCCGGAGGGACCTTATCGCCGTTGCCGAGCCAGCCGTCCTGCAGCTTCTTGTAGGCTTCGTTGATCTTGCCCTGCTTCTCACAGAGTATGTGCCTAGCCTTGACGTACGTGCAGGTGCCGAGTCCGTCGGAAGCTCCGCCCTTGCCGGACTTTCCTTTCCCCTTTGAGGCGCCGCCCTCGTCGCCGCCGCCGGCTGCGGCTTTCCCCTTTCCTTTTCCTCCGGCTTTGGCGTCCTTACCCATCTCTAAAACCCTAATTGATTCACGAATTACACAAAATTAACTCGACCTCTCCCCCAAAATCGAAGTGAAAGCTTACGGATTGAACTGCGGAGCTGCTTGACCTGGACTAGATAGAAGTGACCGAATCTAATACGATTTATGGACCTCCGAATTTATACTAAAATTCACAATTTTgcttttttatttcatttggaCTATGATCcaataaaaacaacaaaaatgtaaatttaacGCACTAAAATATATACTGTATGAGAAACAAAGGAGGTTGATCTCTTTATCATTTTCGTAAATGTGTTCAGATTACCATATAATGGAtggaatatatataacttTTTGGATTGTAAATTATATCTCCCTAGTTTTGATAAATTATTTTGTGAATGAAAAGATCTCTAGTTAGATTTTGTTCCGATGACTATCTGTGGCCAGATTTGCTAACATGATGTTGGAGAACAAATGCACTATGCCGCATATGAGTACAGTTTGAGTAGCACAAAAATAGATCAATTATGGTTAGTTTCTACTACATGATTTTTTATGAGTTCAAATTAAGGTTATTAAGCTGAGACAATTTTATGATTTCATATACTTAAACTTATAAGCTATGCAGGTCTTATATTCGTGCTCGTAGTGAGCTAGTTGGAAAAGAGTTCATGTTCTAACTATCATGCCAAATGTGTGGTAAGCATATTATGTAAATTCATGTGCCGTCATTTTGTAGTGACTATAACCATCTTAatactaaaaagaaaaatttgaaattgtcATGTAACGGGATAAGATGAACATATGATTCTAAAATTATGCAATACTGTATCCGGATATTAACAACAATGATGATCCATAAATGGTATGTGTACTTGTGTACACTGTACTATAAGTCTATAACTTCAAGTCACAAACTAGAAATATAACATGCTAGTACACGAGTGTAGCTTGTTTGAATTGTTTCTTGACATGGGTTTCCAAAACAAGTAAAATGCTTCCAGGAAAATTagtcaaaaaaattatatacctTCCTTGGATAGTAGATGCTACTGTGATCATTCTTTCAAAGTTCAAATCTGCAACTTTAAAACCTAAAGATGATTCCTCACGGCACAATTTCACCGTCCTTCTTTGTAAAGACGGGGACaaacaaagagagaaagatCAAAAGAACCCAAACCAGACAATATATAAAAACCAATGAAAGATTTGTTCTTTATTTGCAAAACAATCATAGAACCTATCTTTGTCACAAATTCACAGCCTTTCAGTATCTAAACGCGTCACAATTTAAACTGGTTGCAGACTTCACACATCACCTTATCCACTCTCACGGAGCTCCAATCCTCCGCCGCAGCCATGGATGCAGCTTCTGCTACTACAATGAAAGCTCTCAACTTCCTCGCAACCTCAACAACCCATAGAGCATGTAACTCCATCTCTCAAACCCCACCCACAAAACCAAGCTCACTCTCTCTTCATCTCCAATGCTTAAACCCCAGAAGCAGAGCTATCTCTCTCAGTCGCTGCTCCACAAAGCCAGATACAGACACCGACAACCAGGGAGACCAAACCGTTGAGCCCAATTTATATTCCAAACCCCTAAACCCTTCTCCGCCCACTTCAGTTGATCCACTCTCTAGTACTCCCATATCATCATTTCCCTCTTCTTCCACTAAAGGGTTGGTGTTCGATTTGGGCGCAAAGAGTTCATGGGACGGAGCGGGAGTTGGGTCCCCAGTTGTGAAGAGATTCCTCGGCGACGAGGAAGAGAGGTGGTACATGTGGTATCACGGGCAGTCCGATAAGAGTCCGGGTGCGGATTCGATCGGATTAGCGGTTTCGAGTAATGGGGTTCACTGGAACCGCGGCGGAGGAGCCGTTCAGTCGAACCAGGATGTTGGTTCGGTGATGAGTAGCGGCAAAGATTGGTGGGCGTTTGATACTTTGAGCATTAGGCCTTCTGAGGTTGTGGTCATGTCGAGCTCAAAGGTTAGAGCTTCTAGTGCTGTTTATTGGCTTTATTACACTGGTTATAGTTCCGAGAAGGCGGAGATTTCAGGTGTTCCTTTTGGTTTGGAGAATCCGGAAGGATCGGGGGAGGTGTTTAAGTCTTTGCCCGGCTTGGCAATAAGCCAAGACGGGAGGCATTGGGCTAGAATTGAAGGGCAACATCACACTGGAGCTTTGTTTGATGTGGGGTTGGAGAAGGAGTGGGATTCTTCGTTCATTGCTGGGTCTCATGTTGTGTTTCATGAGAGAGGGGATCTTAGAATGTATTACCATTCGTTTGATTCGGAGAGTGGGCACTATGGCATTGGGATTGCAAGGTCTAGGGATGGGATGAAGTGGCTCAAATTGGGGAAGATAATTGAGGGAGGGAGAAATGGTGGCTTTGATGAGTTGGGGGCAATGAATCCTTGTGTGGTTAGGAAAAGGGGAAGTGGAGAGTATTTGATGGCATACGAAGGTGTTGATGGAAATGGAGGGAGAAGTATTGGGTTGGCAACATCAAGAGATGGGTTGAAGGATTGGACAAGGTGTGGAGATGAGGCGGTGCTGAAGTCATCTGAAGAATCAGGGTGGGATGGCAATGGCGTTGTGTCACCATGCTTGGTTCAAATGGATGGGGAAGAAGATGTATGGAGGTTGTATTATAGAGGTGTTGGGATTGGGGGACGTACAGGGATTGGAATGGCAGTTTCAGAAGGGAGTGATTATAGAAGGTTTACTCGATGGGCAGGATTTCATTTGTAATATACTAAGATTGATTGACGTGTTGCCATGAATGTAGACTCAGATACTCAGAATGTATCATTCAATTATGCTCATTCCCAAGCCTTGCTATGCTTGAATTCGAATAATGAGTGCTCTTCTTGGATTGCCTTACATCTCTAATACCATACTCTGGTCATGGTTGGGAACTTAGTTCAAACAATTAGAGACCTGGTACTGACGAAAATGAACAAGAGATGGGAATGTAAAACCGAAGTTCCGTGTAGCGTACTTCTTCTCATTTTTAAACTACAAACCAAAAGCCTCAAGAACAATCTAACATTCATTAGTCCAGAATGAAAGGTGAGTAAGAATGAAACTACAATTGATTCATTATTCTTAACACGATCAAGATCAACACTGTTATGAAATTTGCTTCACGCATAACATGATAAAAAGTGATTTCctcaaagaaaaattaaatgtTTCAATGCTTTTTTAGATGAGTTGATTATACTTATGCACCGGCAAAATGTACCCTCTTCATGTCATCATCACAGACATCCAATCATACCACTCAAATTTGATTTTCTGTATTAAACATTATAACGAGTTAGAACTTAGAAGTTGAGACAAATTTTGGATTGGTCCGTCATTTTCCTATGTGGGCTTGAAAAGCAGAAACCCATTGCAAATGAGCCCAGTGATATCCACATGAAACACTCCATTATGGGGAGGAAGCTCGCTCCATGATTCGAATTATAAGCGGGATTAACCCCGTCAGACGGATTTGGTATACATGATTTACAATTTGTGTTGATGTAGTATCAGACGATTCAGAGCCAATAgtctaaatagcggttatcggcatcgtatcggttttgtaaaataaaaatataacggggatatatcaAGATATATTGGATTATAtcagatttatcgtttttgttaatttttaattaaatttaatatatttataaacatatacttcaaaatataccaaataaacttgagaaattaaaacttatacttcaaaatgtaccaaatataaaaaaattgtttcttttgataattaaaatacattaatagtattaattaataaaaatagatgtgatcattcatcataaactctctcgtcatcgaaagCTATCGACgaatctttcatttttttttaaattgttttttcaaaacaatgtggttttaaaaaaaatttaaaaaaacactcatatatcgggtcaaattcggtttaatttgatttttcgGGTTAATAGATATAATAAACCAATAAACAACTTATcgtattatttttttaatattgggAATATATCGATAATATATTGAGATATTTATATCATTGTTCAGAGCCA
This is a stretch of genomic DNA from Argentina anserina chromosome 4, drPotAnse1.1, whole genome shotgun sequence. It encodes these proteins:
- the LOC126790722 gene encoding uncharacterized protein LOC126790722, with the translated sequence MEGGESNSGGSSSAEGPSVLNRIMSKYRPIVPKPFTGGSLTNKLPKRTKRKYVRRNKEEHSGKHEMTSEQCVETLQLMEKSGSSGNESSMRGGGSSFEVDARVVEDNNHWLSLSVAGDLTAAMGRKQFESVSDPSTVMDRMGGVESWVTVECVRGSCMTAPTSSQGFEFGLSGVSADEERMRRLESDVCPGFISDGWNRVQWLNGAFKRMVMMTRQQQPLPEVTVWLSMTEELPLTTNSAFTCQVKLKYTVVESQKKDKNYYSQLVPCDLWRMDAGGFAWRLDVKAALTLGV
- the LOC126790729 gene encoding uncharacterized protein LOC126790729 → MGKDAKAGGKGKGKAAAGGGDEGGASKGKGKSGKGGASDGLGTCTYVKARHILCEKQGKINEAYKKLQDGWLGNGDKVPPAEFAKLAAEYSECPSGKKGGDLGWFPRGKMAGPFQEVAFSTPIGATSAAFKSTHGYHIILCEGRKN
- the LOC126791610 gene encoding uncharacterized protein LOC126791610; translated protein: MDAASATTMKALNFLATSTTHRACNSISQTPPTKPSSLSLHLQCLNPRSRAISLSRCSTKPDTDTDNQGDQTVEPNLYSKPLNPSPPTSVDPLSSTPISSFPSSSTKGLVFDLGAKSSWDGAGVGSPVVKRFLGDEEERWYMWYHGQSDKSPGADSIGLAVSSNGVHWNRGGGAVQSNQDVGSVMSSGKDWWAFDTLSIRPSEVVVMSSSKVRASSAVYWLYYTGYSSEKAEISGVPFGLENPEGSGEVFKSLPGLAISQDGRHWARIEGQHHTGALFDVGLEKEWDSSFIAGSHVVFHERGDLRMYYHSFDSESGHYGIGIARSRDGMKWLKLGKIIEGGRNGGFDELGAMNPCVVRKRGSGEYLMAYEGVDGNGGRSIGLATSRDGLKDWTRCGDEAVLKSSEESGWDGNGVVSPCLVQMDGEEDVWRLYYRGVGIGGRTGIGMAVSEGSDYRRFTRWAGFHL